Below is a window of Shinella sp. PSBB067 DNA.
GGGAACGGATGCCGCAATCCGCTCTGGGGGAGACTTTGAAAGCACAGCTTGGGGCGCAGGGACGGGGTTCGGCTTGGGTGCAATTGGGCCGGCCGTTGGGAAGGCGGTTGGCGCTGGCGCTCGCAATGTCATCGACTGGTTCGGCCTGCGCTCCCTGGCGAAGGCAGCAGGGACCACACCGAAGACTGTTTCCCGGCTTGCCCAGGTCGCAACGCGGGATGGGCTTGATAATGCCGCGATCCGTTCCCGGTTGGCCGAACTCGGTCCCGATGCGATGCTTGCCGACCTCGGGCCGAACCTTTCCGGCTATACGGGCGCGCTTGCCAATATGCCCGGCCGCGGACAGCAAACCGTCCGTAGCGCTCTCGACGCAAGGCACGCGGGCGCGAACGCCAGGCTTGCCGTGGCTGTTGACGACACGCTCGGACGCGCGCCGGTTCCCTCCTACATCGACGACATGATTGCCGAAGGACAGCGGGCGGTGGGGCAGCAGTACGGACAGGTTTTCCGCAATGCCCGCGCCGTGGATACGAGCCGTATCGCGGAGGTACTAGAGAGCAGGGCCGTCAATCTTCGTGGCGAGGCGCAGAAGGCCGTGCAGCGCGTCCGCTCCATGTTGAACGTCACCGGAACCGACGTGCTCGATCCTCACCCCGGAACGCTCTTCCAAACCCGTCAGGCCATAGACGGTATGATGGCAACCGAAACGAATCCGAAGGTCATCCAGGCGCTTGCAGAAGTCCGGAGCCAAGTTGACGACGTTCTCGCGCGCTCGGTTCCCGGTCTGAAGGAAGTCGATGGACAATTCGCAGAACTGGCCCGACAGCGTGAGGCGTTGCAGCGAGGTCAGACCATCCTCGATAGCGGCCGCACTGCCCCGCGCCCGGTAGAGCTTGCGCAGGAGGCGATGGAAGGTGCCCTGCCGCAAGGGCGTTTCATGGGACCGTCTGGCGGTACTGCTCGAATGCGTCAGGGAGCGAGGGCTGAGATTGATCGCATCCTCGGCAATAACGCCAATGATGTTTCAAGGCTCAACACGCTCATCAAGTCGGACGGTGACTGGAACCGGGCGAGGCTGACAACTCTCTTTGGTCGCGCGAAGGCGGATAGGCTGTTCCGCGTCCTTGAGAACGAGCAGCTTTTTGCCACCACCCGCAACAATGCCATGGGCAACAGCTTCACCGCTGGCCGTCAGCAGGCGATTGCGGAACTCGGGGGCCACGGTGGGGATGACATTTTGCGCCAGGCCTTCGGTGCTGATGGTCTCCGCGGGACGGCGCGCGCCGGAAGCCTGAAAGTGGCCGAGCATATCAAGCAAATGATCATGGGACCATACTACGAGGCGCAACGCGCTTCCCTTGCCGATGCCATTACCAGCAACCGGCGCAGCTCGTGGACGCACTTTCCCATGCCCAACGGTCGCCGGAACAGCAGAAGCTATTTGAGGCCATCACGAAAGCGATGCTCCTCGGGCCGGGTGCCACGGGGCCGTGAGGCAGGGTCTATCCAGCAGATGAAGCCATACAGCGCCATCATGAACAGCGCGCCGCAAACAAAGCCGATTGGAAAATCGGGGCCGAACACGCTGCGGAGCGACATGAATGCTTCGCGGAACGCAAAAAGGATCAGGGCCGTAACCACGATGCAGACGATTTGGACAACCCGAAGCAGCACGAGCGTTTTCCTTCTCGGAGGACGTCCGAAAATGCCAGCAATTATCGCGCCGCGCAATTGGTCGGCTTGGAGGTGAACATGACGTACGCGAGGAAACCCGTGCAGAGTGCAGCCGAAATCCTGCGGTCGATGGAAAATCTCGTGATGCTTGAGCAATACGATATTGTGGATGCGCGCGAGGGCCTTCAGGAGGCCATGGATGCTTTCAACGCAGCTCCCTGCGAGACCATTGCCGATGCTCTGGCATTCATCTCAGCATCCCGCCGCCTGGGGCAATCTATCATCATCGATATCCTGCACGGCAGGCAGACCGATCAGTACAACGTTGAGGCGGCTGACAGGTACATGGAAACGGCCATCGCATTTTTCCGAGGTGAGGAGATGCGGCGCGCATATGGACACTTTGCGGGGTTCACCCGGCACTGACCGGAACGTCTGCTAGATCAGGGACCGAAACAGAGCATGACGGAAGCCAAGGAACCACCGAAGAAAAGCCGTTTCCGCAAGGGGCAATCAGGCAACCCAAAAGGGCGGCCGGCCGGCTCGCGCTCGAAAGTGCTCGTCGCTCTCGACGCACTTGGAGAGGGTGAGGCAGAAGCCATTGTGTTTGCGATGGTCAATCAGGCCAAGGGCGGTGACGTGACTGCTGCCAAGGCAATCCTTGATCGTGTGTGGCCGCCCCGCAAGGGCTCTCGCCTCCAGTTCGACTTGCCCGAGGTCTCGACCGCCGATGATCTGCCACCGGCAATCGCATCTGTCACGCGCCAAGTCGCGGAAGGTGAGATTTCGCCCGACGAAGGCACGGCGATTGTCGCGCTGCTGGAAGCGCACCGGAAGGCCATCGAAACCAGCGAGCTTGCCGCGCGTGTTGCGGCTCTTGAAGAGAGGATGACGAAGAAATGAGCGGTATTCTGTCAACCAGGCTGACCAGGCTGGAGCGCGCCATCATCATCGGCAACCCGCTCGCTAGCCTTTCGGACGAAGAGCTTGAGGCGCGATTGAGCGACGTAACCGCTCGGCTGGAGGCAATTCTTGGCATGGCGCTCCACCAGTGCAGCGCCGAGCTTTTAAGGGCTGCGGATGCTGGTGAACCTCTTCCCGAGGATTGGACGCCAGGAGAGAGCCGCCATTTTGCGCGCCTCATCATGAACACGATACACTAGGAGCAGGCCATGGTTATCAATCTTATGGGCCGGATTGAGAAGCTCGAGGCGTCGGCCGCCTCAAGGCATGACCGTCCCCGAAAAGTTGTCCGCCTTGTCGTCAACGAAGACGAAGAGGCAGAGGCATACCGGCAAGCCGAGGAGATGGGTTTGGATACAAGTCCGGAGAGCGACGACCTCTTGATAATTCGATTGATTGCCCTCGCGCCGAAGCGCCCGCAGACTGCACACCGGCTTTGAATTTAATCAAAATTATTCAAGCTGAATACGGCTAGGTGCAGTTGCGTGGCCCGGCGGCCGTTTATTGGCTGGACGATGAGAAACGCGGCAATGAATGCGTCCCGGCGCAGCACCCCCAAAACGAACGCCGGGCGTAGGCCTGGCTGCCCAGGTGCTCACATAGACGTTTCCGTAAAGGGGGTGCCGGTGTGCCATGCATGAATCTTACCACAAAGGATTCCTCGAAAAGCCTCGTCGAACAGCGGCTTCGCCTCTCCGTCGGGGAAGAACTGGTAAAACGCATCGGTTTCGTCGGTGTCCCATGTGCCAAGGTACTCACCATCAGCGGTCACTACCGAGCCGTCACCCAGAAGATTGATGCGATATTGCAGTGTTGGCTGGGCCATTTTTTCCTCTGTATCCTCGATGGAAGGTAGAGAATGGGCCGTCAATATAAGCCTTCATATTCGGAGCACGGCGCGCAACGGAAATTCCCGCCTTGAATAGTCCATGTGCCATGGCTCTGCGCCACTTCTCTTCCACAGTCGCAGCAGGTTGCGTTCGGTTTCCGTTTAGCTAGTTCCGTTGCACTTATTCGCTGCATATCGTTCCTCAATTCAAGCCAATGCAAATTGCGAAAATGCCTCGCACAATAGGTACGCGAAGGCTCGTCAAAGGCAAGGGTATACCTGAAAGCTTGCGTTGAAAGAGCGATCAAACCTGACAGTAGGAACGCTACATAATTCAAAGCACGATATCGAGCAGCAGCGCCCGAACATGACCTTATGGCGAAAGATGAAATTTGACTCGCCTTTTGTGAAGATTGTTGTTTTGATGCCCGCATTCTGGGGGCATTATGCAAAAGACAATTCACTACCGCACCACCGAATGGTTTGGTGCGCAAGAGAACCTACTTGGCCTTATCACGCAAACGCTAGCAGCTCGGCCAAACGTTAGCGATACAGAGTTTCAGACGTTCGGAGAGACGTGTGAGGTTCGCCATCGCGCCATGAATCAACATGAAGCGCGGCTACACGTTTCCCTACATGTTCCGGGAGCCAGGAAAGCGATCAGCCCTCGCGTTGTTGGGGTGTCTGCTGGAGATATATCGGTTGCCGCGGCCCCCCAAAACACGGAATTTACGGAGCGCGAAATTGCAATCGTTGTTAGGCCTAACGCGGTGGGGTACGTAGTCAGCGGGAGAGCAAGGACATCGACAGTCCGGAACGTTCTCGCCGGATTAATCCAACTCGGGCACGGCGAAGGAATTGGCAACCGCCTGAACCTTTCAGCGCGAGCCGACGAAGCTGCGATACGGGATTTACTTGAGCAGGGCGTTGATCGGTTTGATTTGGGTCTTAACCTGCCACACGCTAATGCCCTCGCCGTTGTAGAAGATCAGCCACTAACCCTGGGACGCTCGATTGGCCGCGCTGTTGCGGGGGCAATTTCCACAAGGTTTGAAGCGGACCATCACGACGCACATATCGATGAGTTGGCCAATATGAATGTAAGCATTACGATCAACGCTCGACAGCGAGCGCCGGAGGCGGAGATCGAGACCCTAACAGTGCTTGCAACCGAAGCGGTAGAGGCCGACGAGGAGTTCACGATTCGAACGCTCAACAAAGCGAAAATATCGCGTGAACAACTGATTTTGACCGCATCCTACCGTCAACCAGGGGAGGTGGCTGTGCTAAACTATTTCATGGCTTGGAATGAGATTTCGAACTTTCTCAACAACGTTCAATGACGATGGAAAAGCGACCGGGAAAAAGGGAAATAGCTTGGCATAGAGTGGGGAATACCGCGGTGGCGGTGATCCTATCTGCCGCTGTGACCGTTTTTTTTGGTGACCGGTTAACGAATGGAGCAGACGTTCTCAGCTTCATCGCTACGATATTCTCTATCCTCGCCGGTGTGCTCATCGCCGTGATATCAATCTTGGGCGATCCAAGCATGCTGCTCGATCAGTCCTGGCGGCATAGCTATTTATCGGCCACAGAAACGCAGCGAAAAATCCATCGGCAGACGGACGTTTTCATCGTCTATGTCGTGCTGTTGATCAGCCTGTTTGTGTTCATGCTCGCGGACCCGAAAGCAACGAGCTTCTGGTACATCCAGCATGCGACATTCTTCCTTACGGTGTTGGCATTCATCGCATCGTTGACGTTGCCGTACAGTCTTCGTTCGATCCAGAAAACAAGGCTGGACAAAGCTATCGAACAGATTCGAGGCAAGTAACCGCGATGCGCACTCTATCCGCAGCCGCATCTGCGCAACCCGAATGTGCAATCTGCGGTGTATCGCCAACAGTGAAATCCCATATCATCCCCCGCGCTCTTTCATTGGATTTGAAGCGCGGCGAAAAGCATTTGGTGAGTGGCCGCCTTGGCCAGGACGGAATACGAAAACTTCAGAACGGAAGGTGGAGTTACAAGATTTTGTGCGAGATGCACGAAAAGCATCTCGGGCCGGCTGATAAGTACGGCGTCGAATTTGTTAGAAGCATTATGAGTAGAGACGCGAAGACTGGCGATTTTACTATCCATAATTCTCAGCCGCATCTATTGAAGAAGTTCATATTGGCTTTGATCTGGCGAGCCGATGCTGCCAACAAAGCTGAGGGACTATCTTCGCGCCTCGGGCCGTATGACCAACTCATTCGCAACTGCATCTTCCTTGGCGGCGATCTAAATGCGCCAATTTACTTCCTCCGCCCAAACCTGACGGCCGACGGCACCCCACTGCCGATTACTCTTGAGCCAACGCGCGTCCGCATGCGTGACTGCAATGGTTGGAAGCTCGGATTTGGCAATCTGGATGTAATGGTGAAGCTCGACAAGAAGCCTTGGCCGAAGGCGTGGGAAGCGGTAGATGCAAGCCTCCAAACCTCAGTGCTTGTGCTCGACGCTGAGCCGTCGGCTATTAGGGACGCGCCTGCTTATCACCCGCTAATTCGCCAGATGAAGGTGTTTCGCGCTTAACAACGGCCTCGAGGACAGAGGCTATCTCCCCGTGATTCTCGTATTGGGGTATTTTGGCGGTGCTCGTTCTTGGCATTTCCGTGCTTTTTTGCGAGTTACGCGCCTCTCGGCTTCGCCAGCCGCACGCCAGCGCCGCCGTCTGTAATGTCTCCGGCTTGAAGGAATATTACTCCGGCGGCATTGAATGCCCGCTCAATAGCTTCGACAGTCCTTGCATGCGCGGCGAGTTCGCCAGGCTGCGTCTCCAGTCGTTTGAGGGAGGGGAGGGAAACTCCCGACGCCGCTGCCAGGTCCTTTTGCTCCCAACGCACAAGTGCCCGCGCCGCGCGAATTTGCTCGCTCGATATCATTTTCCCTCCAAAAGAATACCTGAGGTATTGATTTGTCCTCAGGTATCATATAATATCCTAAGTATCGATTAAGGAAAATCAGGAATTCGACAATGC
It encodes the following:
- a CDS encoding DUF5681 domain-containing protein; the protein is MTEAKEPPKKSRFRKGQSGNPKGRPAGSRSKVLVALDALGEGEAEAIVFAMVNQAKGGDVTAAKAILDRVWPPRKGSRLQFDLPEVSTADDLPPAIASVTRQVAEGEISPDEGTAIVALLEAHRKAIETSELAARVAALEERMTKK